One genomic segment of Jaculus jaculus isolate mJacJac1 chromosome 2, mJacJac1.mat.Y.cur, whole genome shotgun sequence includes these proteins:
- the Ppp1r35 gene encoding protein phosphatase 1 regulatory subunit 35, with amino-acid sequence MSCGASEPEFMESEESVAAPGVPPVPRAPEPRIPVPEPGLDLSLSPLPDSPERRSGSPGRRKGRAERRDRGRGRGRSGRQVRFRLAPPSPVRPEPPAAADAPSERLAAPRELEAPVPHSSLALGLELRAASGAQFDAAKAVEEQLRKSFQTRCVLEESVAEGLNVPRSKRLFRDLVSLQVPEEQVLNAALREKLALLPPQARAPPPKEPPGPGPDMTILCDPNTLCYESPYLTVDGLPPLRLQARPRPSEDTFLMHRTLRRWEA; translated from the exons ATGAGTTGTGGGGCGTCTGAGCCCGAGTTCATGGAAAGCGAAGAGTCCGTGGCGGCCCCGGGTGTACCCCCAGTGCCGCGAGCTCCGGAACCCCGCATCCCCGTACCGGAGCCCGGCTTAGACCTGAGCCTGAGCCCGCTGCCTGACAGCCCCGAGCGGCGGAGCGGCAGCCCGGGGCGGCGGAAGGGGCGTGCGGAGCGCCGGgaccggggccggggccggggccggagCGGGAGGCAG GTCCGTTTCCGCCTGGCGCCGCCCTCCCCGGTGCGACCGGAGCCGCCGGCCGCGGCGGATGCACCGAGCGAGCGGCTCGCGGCGCCGCGGGAGCTGGAGGCGCCGGTCCCGCACAGCAGCTTGGCCTTGGGCCTGGAGCTGCGGGCCGCCTCCGGAGCTCAGTTCGATGCGGCGAAGGCCGTGGAGGAGCAGCTGAGGAAGTCGTTCCAGACCCGCTGCGTCCTGGAGGAGAGCGTGGCGGAGG GCTTGAACGTGCCGCGCTCCAAGCGGCTTTTCCGCGACCTGGTGAGCCTGCAGGTGCCCGAGGAGCAGGTGCTCAACGCGGCGCTCCGGGAGAAGCTGGCGCTCCTGCCGCCGCAGGCCCGAGCCCCGCCCCCGAAG GAGCCACCTGGGCCCGGGCCGGACATGACCATCCTGTGCGACCCGAACACTCTATGTTACGAGTCCCCGTACCTGACCGTGGACGGGCTGCCTCCGCTGCGGCTTCAGGCCCGGCCCCGCCCTTCCGAGGATACCTTCCTCATGCACCGGACGCTGAGGAGGTGGGAAGCTTAG